One Antarctobacter heliothermus DNA segment encodes these proteins:
- a CDS encoding ABC transporter substrate-binding protein, whose translation MSLISITRRGVLAAGTALALSIGAMSGALAQSPPGVLIVGQIAEPKSLDPSAITALNDFRIAFNVYDGLVRYKDGTLEVEPALATDWTISEDGTEYTFNLREGVSFHDGSPFTAEAVKFTFDRMLKEDHPYYDTGPFPLSFMMGAISAVDVVDDLTVKFTLNEPYAPFLSNLAYSPGLIVSMEGVKQHGAEFGRNPAGTGPFKFAEWRSNEAVVVEANADYWDGAPELQAIVFRPITDANTRTAEMLAGGIDLMVEVPPVALSEFQGDAYTVHEQAGPHVWFLILNAKEGPFADKLVRQAANYAINKTALVDEVLEGTAAVAAGPTPPAFAWAYNEDLEPYPYDPEKARELLAEAGVEGAELTFYVTEGGSGMLDPIAMGTAIQADLEAVGFDVKIETYEWNTFLGNVNPGLEGKADMAEMAWMTNDPDTLPFLALRTEAWPDKGGFNSGYYSNPKVDELLEAARVATDQDERARLYKEMQVIVQEDAPWVFVANWKQNAVTSDKVEGFSLQPSFFLLLDDVVKN comes from the coding sequence CGCTTTCCATCGGCGCGATGTCGGGCGCACTGGCGCAGTCGCCGCCGGGGGTTCTGATTGTCGGCCAGATCGCCGAACCCAAGTCACTTGACCCATCGGCCATCACCGCACTCAATGATTTCCGGATCGCCTTCAACGTCTATGACGGTCTGGTGCGCTACAAGGACGGCACGCTGGAAGTGGAACCGGCGCTGGCGACCGATTGGACCATCTCCGAGGACGGCACCGAATACACTTTTAACCTGCGCGAGGGCGTCAGCTTTCACGATGGCAGCCCCTTCACTGCCGAGGCGGTGAAATTCACGTTCGACCGGATGTTGAAGGAAGATCATCCCTATTACGACACCGGGCCATTCCCGCTGAGCTTTATGATGGGCGCGATCAGCGCGGTCGACGTGGTGGATGATCTGACGGTGAAATTCACTCTGAACGAACCCTACGCGCCGTTCCTGTCCAACCTCGCCTATTCGCCCGGTCTGATCGTGTCGATGGAAGGTGTGAAACAACACGGGGCGGAATTCGGTCGCAACCCCGCCGGCACCGGCCCGTTCAAATTTGCCGAATGGCGCTCGAACGAGGCGGTGGTGGTCGAGGCCAACGCCGATTACTGGGACGGCGCGCCGGAATTGCAGGCGATTGTCTTCCGCCCCATCACCGACGCCAACACCCGCACCGCCGAGATGCTGGCCGGTGGGATCGACCTGATGGTCGAAGTGCCGCCCGTAGCGCTGTCGGAGTTTCAGGGCGACGCCTATACCGTGCATGAGCAGGCCGGGCCGCACGTCTGGTTCCTGATCCTGAACGCCAAAGAAGGCCCCTTTGCGGACAAGCTGGTTCGGCAGGCGGCAAACTATGCGATCAACAAGACCGCGCTGGTGGATGAGGTGCTGGAAGGTACTGCCGCCGTCGCCGCAGGGCCGACGCCGCCGGCCTTTGCCTGGGCCTATAACGAGGATCTGGAGCCCTATCCCTACGACCCGGAAAAGGCCAGGGAACTGCTGGCTGAGGCCGGTGTCGAGGGCGCGGAACTGACGTTCTATGTGACCGAAGGCGGATCGGGCATGTTGGACCCGATTGCGATGGGCACGGCCATTCAGGCGGATCTTGAGGCCGTGGGGTTCGACGTCAAGATCGAGACCTACGAGTGGAACACCTTCCTTGGTAACGTGAACCCGGGGCTGGAAGGCAAGGCAGACATGGCCGAGATGGCCTGGATGACCAATGACCCCGATACGTTGCCTTTCCTCGCCCTGCGGACCGAGGCGTGGCCGGACAAGGGCGGGTTCAACTCTGGTTATTATTCCAACCCGAAGGTTGACGAATTGCTGGAGGCTGCCCGTGTCGCCACCGATCAGGACGAACGCGCGCGTCTTTATAAGGAAATGCAGGTGATTGTGCAGGAAGATGCGCCTTGGGTCTTTGTCGCGAACTGGAAACAGAACGCGGTGACCAGTGACAAGGTCGAAGGGTTCTCTTTGCAGCCGTCGTTCTTTTTGCTGCTGGATGACGTTGTGAAAAACTGA
- a CDS encoding ABC transporter permease → MGRYILRRLISAVPVLLGITVIVFAIMALIPGDPATAILGSYATPENVEKLNRDLGLDKPLVAQYFIWLGNMVQGDFGTSFSLNRPVIDEVLERFNATLILAGTAFVICSVLGIAAGVVSAANQYGWGDKAITFVVLLGISIPSFFLGMMMILYFAVNLRLFPVSGMWPIYGTRDIWALLDHLVLPASALAVVATGVIARLSRSAMLEVLRQDFIRTARAKGVHERGVIWRHALRAAMVSIIPVLGIQAGFVLSGAVYIEIVFQWPGVGRMLVDAILKRDILLVQGGVVFVAACYVMFNILVDVAQSLLDPRIKT, encoded by the coding sequence ATGGGGCGCTATATCCTGCGGCGACTGATATCGGCAGTGCCGGTGCTTTTGGGCATCACGGTGATCGTTTTTGCGATCATGGCGCTGATCCCGGGTGATCCGGCAACGGCGATCCTCGGCAGCTACGCCACGCCTGAGAATGTCGAAAAGCTGAACCGGGATCTGGGGTTGGACAAGCCTTTGGTCGCGCAGTATTTCATTTGGCTGGGCAATATGGTGCAGGGTGATTTCGGCACCAGTTTTTCTTTGAACCGTCCGGTGATCGACGAAGTGCTAGAGCGGTTCAACGCGACGCTGATTTTGGCTGGAACCGCCTTTGTGATTTGTTCCGTGCTGGGGATCGCGGCGGGCGTGGTCTCGGCGGCCAACCAGTATGGCTGGGGTGACAAGGCGATCACCTTTGTGGTGTTGCTGGGCATTTCGATCCCGTCATTTTTCCTTGGCATGATGATGATCCTCTATTTTGCTGTGAACCTGCGGCTGTTCCCGGTGTCGGGCATGTGGCCGATTTATGGGACGCGGGACATCTGGGCCTTGTTGGATCACCTTGTGTTGCCGGCCAGTGCGCTGGCGGTGGTGGCGACCGGTGTGATTGCGCGCCTGTCACGCTCTGCCATGCTGGAGGTGTTGCGGCAGGATTTCATCCGCACCGCGCGCGCCAAGGGCGTGCATGAGCGTGGGGTGATCTGGCGGCATGCCTTGCGGGCGGCGATGGTGTCGATCATTCCGGTTCTGGGCATTCAGGCGGGCTTTGTTCTGTCGGGGGCGGTTTACATCGAGATCGTCTTTCAGTGGCCCGGAGTGGGGCGGATGCTGGTCGATGCGATCCTCAAGCGGGACATCCTGTTGGTGCAGGGCGGCGTGGTCTTTGTTGCGGCCTGCTATGTGATGTTCAACATTCTCGTAGACGTGGCGCAAAGCCTGCTGGACCCGAGGATCAAGACATGA
- a CDS encoding dipeptide/oligopeptide/nickel ABC transporter permease/ATP-binding protein: MTGFLKLLARNRLALAGGIVLLLVVLLALVTPLLPLAEPNVTNTSARFQRPFSDGALLGTDHLGRDLLSRLLWGTRLSLAVGFAAAVVAATLGAAIGIIAGYYGGRTDNLIMRGVDMLMAFPYILLALAIVAALGPGLFNALIAVAAVNVPFFARNIRGITVGIAHKEFVDAARLAGLSNTKIILTEILPNVVPVIVIAMSTTIGWMILETAGLSFLGLGSQPPQADLGSMLGEARSALITNPHTSVVPGVMILIIVMAINLLGDGVRDALDPRLKSGALSRPMASTMVRRRDPVPAPEGKGLLEVQALQTQFHVRDRIYRAVGGVSLHVKPGECLGIIGESGSGKSVTALSVMGLVASPPGVITGGSVRYDGEDLIGAPYRKLRDMRGRNVAYIFQDPQATLHPLYRIGDQLIEAIRAHHGIGRSEGQARAIELLKAVRIPNAEQRLTDFPHEMSGGMRQRVGIAMALANDPDIIIADEPTTALDVTVQAQILSLLDDLRRSRGLAIIFITHDFGVVGQLCDRVAVMYAGRIVEEGPTQSVLETPTHPYTTRLMACVPELGGGRRRLEAIPGLPPVVDKLPEGCAFADRCDRVQADCRAGEIVLERQGTRAVRCLHPVTPLTEAAE, from the coding sequence ATGACCGGGTTTCTCAAGCTGTTGGCGCGCAACCGCTTGGCGCTGGCGGGTGGGATCGTTCTGTTACTGGTTGTGCTGCTGGCGCTGGTGACACCGCTGTTGCCGCTGGCAGAGCCGAATGTCACCAATACCTCGGCGCGGTTTCAGCGGCCGTTTTCCGATGGCGCACTGTTGGGCACCGATCACCTTGGCCGCGATCTGCTCTCGCGGCTGTTGTGGGGGACGCGGCTGTCTCTGGCGGTGGGTTTTGCCGCTGCTGTCGTCGCGGCTACGTTGGGGGCCGCTATCGGCATCATCGCGGGGTACTATGGCGGGCGGACCGACAACCTGATCATGCGCGGTGTCGATATGCTGATGGCTTTCCCCTATATCCTGCTGGCGCTGGCGATTGTGGCGGCTCTTGGCCCCGGTCTGTTCAATGCACTGATTGCGGTGGCGGCGGTCAATGTGCCGTTCTTTGCCCGCAACATTCGCGGCATTACCGTGGGCATCGCCCATAAGGAGTTTGTGGACGCCGCGCGTCTGGCGGGGCTGTCGAACACCAAGATTATCCTGACGGAAATCCTGCCCAACGTGGTGCCGGTGATCGTGATTGCCATGTCCACCACTATCGGCTGGATGATCCTTGAAACCGCCGGGCTGTCGTTCCTGGGCCTTGGTTCGCAGCCACCGCAGGCGGATCTGGGGTCGATGCTGGGAGAGGCGCGCTCTGCCCTGATCACCAACCCGCATACATCCGTGGTGCCGGGGGTGATGATCCTGATCATCGTCATGGCGATCAACTTGTTGGGGGACGGGGTGCGGGATGCTCTGGACCCAAGGTTGAAAAGCGGCGCGCTGTCTCGGCCCATGGCCTCGACCATGGTCAGGCGGCGTGATCCTGTGCCCGCACCGGAGGGTAAAGGCCTGCTGGAGGTGCAGGCGTTACAGACCCAGTTCCATGTTCGCGACCGGATTTATCGCGCGGTGGGCGGCGTGTCGCTGCATGTCAAACCGGGCGAGTGCCTAGGCATCATTGGCGAAAGTGGATCGGGGAAATCGGTCACCGCGCTGTCTGTCATGGGGTTGGTGGCCTCACCCCCCGGTGTGATCACCGGCGGGTCGGTGCGCTATGACGGTGAGGATCTGATTGGCGCGCCTTATCGCAAGTTGCGCGATATGCGCGGGCGCAACGTCGCCTACATCTTTCAGGACCCGCAAGCCACGCTGCACCCGCTCTACCGTATCGGCGACCAGTTGATAGAGGCGATCCGGGCGCATCATGGCATCGGGCGGTCCGAGGGGCAGGCGCGCGCAATCGAGTTGCTTAAGGCGGTGCGCATTCCGAATGCCGAACAGCGGCTGACCGATTTTCCGCATGAGATGTCGGGCGGCATGCGGCAGCGTGTTGGCATCGCTATGGCACTGGCCAATGATCCCGACATCATCATTGCGGATGAGCCGACGACCGCGTTGGACGTGACCGTTCAGGCGCAGATCCTGTCGCTGCTGGACGATCTGCGCCGCTCACGCGGGCTGGCCATCATCTTTATCACCCATGATTTTGGCGTGGTCGGGCAGCTTTGCGATCGAGTCGCGGTCATGTATGCCGGGCGGATCGTCGAAGAGGGGCCGACGCAATCGGTGCTGGAAACCCCGACCCACCCCTATACTACGCGGCTCATGGCATGCGTCCCGGAACTGGGCGGCGGCAGGCGGCGGCTGGAGGCGATCCCGGGCTTGCCTCCGGTGGTCGACAAACTGCCCGAGGGCTGTGCCTTTGCCGATCGCTGTGACCGGGTGCAGGCCGACTGTCGCGCGGGCGAAATTGTGTTGGAACGCCAAGGGACGCGTGCCGTGCGCTGCCTGCATCCCGTGACCCCGCTGACGGAGGCCGCCGAATGA
- a CDS encoding ABC transporter ATP-binding protein, translating to MTDALTLTDLSKSFPVGRGLFGAPKASVKAVHPITLTVAQGETLGIVGESGCGKSTLARMLVGLLEPTTGTIEIDGAALDNADPALFGKRIQYVFQDPISSLNPRKTIRQIIEAPLIHLYGMDKAQRARRIAEIFASVNLREEFLDRYPHEFSGGQAQRIGIARALAAQANILILDEPVSALDVSVQAQVLNLLADLKREFGLTYLFISHDLAVVEAVSDRIAVLYFGSVVELGPAEDIFRAPRHPYTKLLADSAPVVGRPLTAPEGRETELPDPLNPPKGCAFAARCPRASDRCRSEVPVLEGQGAVQAACFHPLVTD from the coding sequence ATGACGGATGCGCTGACACTGACCGACCTGTCCAAAAGTTTCCCCGTGGGGCGCGGGCTTTTCGGTGCGCCCAAGGCCTCGGTCAAGGCGGTGCACCCGATCACGCTGACCGTAGCGCAGGGCGAGACGCTGGGCATCGTGGGAGAGTCGGGCTGTGGCAAGTCCACGCTGGCGCGGATGCTGGTGGGGCTACTGGAGCCGACAACTGGCACGATCGAAATCGACGGCGCGGCGCTGGACAATGCCGATCCGGCGCTGTTCGGAAAACGCATTCAGTATGTGTTTCAGGACCCGATCTCATCGCTGAACCCGCGCAAGACCATCCGCCAGATCATCGAGGCGCCTCTGATCCATCTGTATGGCATGGACAAGGCGCAGCGGGCGCGGCGCATCGCCGAGATTTTCGCCAGCGTGAACCTGCGCGAAGAGTTCCTTGACCGCTATCCGCATGAGTTTTCGGGCGGGCAGGCACAGCGGATCGGCATTGCCCGCGCGCTGGCGGCGCAGGCCAACATCTTGATCCTCGATGAACCCGTTTCGGCACTGGATGTATCGGTGCAAGCACAGGTGTTGAACCTGCTGGCGGATCTGAAACGCGAATTCGGCCTGACCTATCTGTTCATCAGCCATGACCTTGCGGTGGTTGAGGCGGTGAGCGACCGGATCGCGGTGCTGTATTTTGGGTCCGTTGTGGAACTTGGCCCGGCAGAGGATATCTTTCGCGCGCCGCGTCATCCTTATACGAAACTGCTGGCCGACAGTGCGCCGGTGGTTGGCCGTCCTCTGACGGCGCCCGAAGGGCGTGAGACCGAACTGCCCGATCCGTTGAACCCGCCCAAGGGCTGTGCCTTTGCGGCCCGTTGCCCGCGTGCCAGCGACCGGTGCCGATCAGAGGTGCCGGTGCTGGAAGGGCAGGGCGCTGTGCAAGCGGCTTGCTTTCATCCGTTAGTCACCGACTAG
- a CDS encoding TetR/AcrR family transcriptional regulator, which translates to MTLAHTKRGPGRPRSFDNGAALEAAMRCFWSRGYARATMGVLSREMSVPRASLYAHFGDKNGLFLLAIDHYARSRSSKALAHLTGQGNAFAEITGFFEAAITLVSSDPETPGCLIACVLSEAATVDNRFQEVLAGKTHTLEQWLAHCLRASGGGLPEEDIRARAGVLAATVRGLAISARSGTPADKLRATARMATRLACGSAPRD; encoded by the coding sequence ATGACGCTTGCCCACACAAAACGCGGTCCCGGACGTCCGCGCAGCTTTGACAATGGCGCCGCATTGGAGGCCGCGATGCGGTGCTTTTGGTCGCGGGGCTATGCCCGCGCAACCATGGGCGTGCTCAGCCGTGAAATGTCCGTGCCGCGCGCCAGCCTCTATGCCCATTTCGGCGATAAGAACGGGCTGTTTCTGTTGGCAATTGACCACTATGCGCGCTCGCGAAGCTCCAAGGCGTTGGCGCACCTGACCGGGCAGGGCAATGCCTTTGCCGAGATTACCGGTTTTTTCGAGGCCGCGATCACCTTGGTGTCTTCGGATCCCGAAACACCGGGTTGTCTGATTGCCTGCGTCCTGTCCGAAGCCGCAACTGTCGATAACCGGTTCCAAGAGGTGCTGGCGGGCAAAACGCATACATTGGAACAGTGGCTGGCGCACTGCCTTCGGGCCTCGGGTGGCGGCCTGCCGGAAGAGGATATTCGCGCGCGCGCCGGAGTTCTGGCCGCCACGGTGCGCGGGCTTGCGATCAGCGCCCGGTCGGGCACCCCGGCGGATAAATTGCGGGCGACAGCGCGCATGGCCACCCGTCTGGCGTGTGGATCTGCGCCACGCGATTGA
- a CDS encoding ABC transporter substrate-binding protein, which produces MTPFSLWRTSALVGTLLLGTHAAQAETFRWASATDPQTMDPHAVSSAPVLSFLNNVYEGLVRRDRDMSIEGSLAESWEPLADEDGWRFKLRQGVTFADGAEFTAEDVLFSYQRASSEESDVRSWFAPVTEVRVVDDFTVDFITSAPNPLFPDSIANFMILDKGWAEANDAALPARDAENFATINVNGTGPFMVQSRDPGVQTVLVPNPNWWGEVEHNVTEGIFTPIGNPATGLAALLSGEIDFIQPIPLQDAVQVEERDGYKVLEGEETRVIMFGFGHEHDTLLYSSDVTDANPFSDVRVRQAAAHAINMDAIDRVLFRGKIEAASQLVPAGISGYSDAHADGIPYNPERAKELLTEAGYPDGFSFGLKCTNDRYINDEALCRAAASMFAAVGLDAQLSTGPVRDYWPQLREDDFDMFLLGWSPGTFDVEHPVRFLLHSQDDEKKLGSWNFGNYSNARIDELLPMIQQEIDPAKRQAMVDEIVQISQDEVAYIPLYTQPLIWAAKQGVDLTQRADNFFLLRWVTVN; this is translated from the coding sequence ATGACACCCTTTTCTCTTTGGCGCACCAGCGCCCTTGTCGGCACTCTGCTGCTGGGTACACATGCCGCGCAAGCCGAAACCTTTCGCTGGGCCTCGGCCACCGATCCGCAAACGATGGACCCGCATGCGGTCAGTTCTGCCCCGGTGCTGTCCTTTCTGAACAATGTCTACGAAGGTCTGGTGCGCAGGGACCGCGACATGTCTATCGAGGGCTCACTGGCCGAAAGCTGGGAACCGCTGGCAGATGAGGACGGCTGGCGTTTCAAGCTGCGTCAGGGCGTAACCTTTGCCGATGGGGCGGAGTTTACCGCCGAAGACGTGCTGTTCAGCTATCAGCGCGCCTCCAGTGAAGAGTCAGATGTCCGGTCGTGGTTTGCGCCTGTGACAGAGGTTCGCGTAGTTGACGATTTCACCGTCGATTTCATCACCAGCGCGCCGAACCCGCTTTTCCCCGACAGCATCGCCAACTTTATGATCCTCGACAAAGGCTGGGCCGAGGCGAATGACGCCGCGCTGCCCGCCCGCGACGCTGAGAATTTCGCCACGATCAACGTGAACGGCACCGGCCCGTTTATGGTGCAGTCGCGTGACCCGGGGGTGCAGACCGTTCTGGTGCCCAACCCGAATTGGTGGGGTGAGGTCGAACACAATGTCACCGAAGGCATCTTTACCCCCATCGGCAACCCGGCCACCGGCCTTGCGGCGTTGCTGTCGGGGGAGATCGACTTTATCCAGCCAATCCCGCTGCAGGACGCCGTTCAGGTCGAAGAGCGCGACGGCTACAAGGTGCTAGAGGGTGAAGAAACCCGCGTGATTATGTTCGGCTTTGGCCATGAACATGACACGCTGCTGTATTCCTCGGATGTGACCGATGCCAATCCGTTCAGCGACGTGCGTGTCCGGCAGGCCGCCGCCCATGCGATCAACATGGACGCCATCGACCGTGTGCTGTTCCGGGGTAAGATCGAAGCCGCAAGCCAGTTGGTGCCCGCAGGCATCTCTGGCTATTCGGACGCTCACGCCGATGGCATTCCCTACAACCCGGAACGCGCCAAGGAACTGCTGACAGAGGCGGGCTATCCTGACGGGTTCTCCTTTGGTCTGAAGTGCACCAATGACCGCTACATCAACGACGAGGCGCTGTGCCGCGCCGCCGCGTCGATGTTTGCCGCGGTGGGGCTGGATGCGCAACTCAGCACCGGACCGGTGCGGGACTACTGGCCGCAGCTGCGCGAGGACGATTTCGACATGTTCCTGCTGGGCTGGTCGCCAGGCACCTTTGACGTGGAACACCCGGTCCGCTTTCTGCTGCACAGCCAAGATGATGAGAAAAAACTTGGCTCGTGGAACTTTGGCAACTATTCGAACGCCCGCATTGATGAACTGCTGCCGATGATCCAACAGGAAATCGACCCGGCAAAGCGTCAGGCGATGGTCGATGAGATCGTTCAGATCAGCCAGGATGAGGTCGCCTATATCCCGCTGTACACCCAGCCGTTGATCTGGGCGGCCAAGCAGGGGGTGGACCTGACGCAACGCGCCGACAACTTCTTCCTATTGCGTTGGGTCACGGTCAACTGA
- a CDS encoding ABC transporter permease yields the protein MAHFILKRLIQSVFVMLAVAFLAFSLFRFVGDPISQMTGVETSVQDQDRLREELGLNDPFVVQFYRFTTDMLRGDFGYSYRTRQPVGDMIASRIPATLELGIVALLISLIVGIPSGVYTALRPRGIATQAILMTTLVGVSIPTFVIGIALIFLFGVQLGWLPTFGRGGTVDLGGWTTSFLTVDGWRALILPAITLGVYQLTLTMRLVRAEMMEVMRSDYIRFATARGIPYRSLHYRHALANTMVPVITIIGLQFGGVIAFSIVTESVFQWPGMGLLFLESIRFVDIPVMGVYLVVIAFFFVLVNMAVDLLYLAIDPRLRVKEAA from the coding sequence ATGGCGCATTTCATTCTGAAACGGCTGATACAGTCGGTTTTTGTTATGCTCGCCGTCGCCTTTCTGGCCTTTTCACTGTTCCGCTTTGTGGGCGACCCGATCAGCCAAATGACCGGGGTGGAAACCTCGGTTCAGGATCAGGACCGCTTGCGCGAGGAATTGGGCCTGAACGATCCCTTTGTCGTCCAGTTCTACCGGTTCACCACCGACATGCTGCGCGGTGATTTCGGATATTCCTATCGCACGCGGCAGCCTGTGGGCGACATGATCGCCAGCCGCATTCCCGCGACGCTGGAACTGGGGATTGTGGCGCTGCTGATCTCTCTGATCGTGGGCATCCCGTCGGGGGTCTATACCGCGCTGCGGCCAAGGGGGATCGCCACGCAGGCGATCCTGATGACCACGCTAGTCGGTGTGTCGATCCCGACCTTTGTCATCGGCATTGCGCTGATCTTTCTTTTTGGGGTGCAACTGGGCTGGCTGCCCACCTTCGGGCGCGGCGGCACAGTCGATCTGGGCGGCTGGACCACCAGTTTCCTGACCGTCGATGGCTGGCGCGCGCTGATCCTGCCGGCCATCACGCTGGGCGTCTACCAGCTGACCCTGACCATGCGCCTTGTCCGGGCCGAGATGATGGAGGTCATGCGCTCTGACTATATCCGTTTTGCGACGGCGCGTGGTATCCCCTATCGGTCATTGCACTACCGCCATGCGCTGGCCAATACGATGGTGCCGGTGATTACCATCATCGGGCTGCAATTTGGCGGCGTTATCGCCTTTTCCATCGTCACCGAAAGCGTCTTTCAATGGCCGGGCATGGGCCTTTTGTTCCTTGAATCGATCCGTTTCGTCGATATCCCGGTCATGGGGGTTTACCTCGTCGTTATCGCCTTTTTCTTTGTGCTGGTGAACATGGCAGTGGACTTGCTGTATCTTGCCATCGACCCGCGCCTGCGCGTCAAGGAAGCCGCCTAA
- a CDS encoding ABC transporter permease, with the protein MLARLLRSDGIYLFLRSPAAIVAAIVAVLVVGGAFAAPWIATSNPYDLASFSLMDGLLPPVWQGGDPRFLLGTDDQGRDMVSSILYGARLSLTIAIMAMIIATVLGVGLGLAAGYFGGRFDAIVMRIADVQLALPAILTALLIDGISRGLLPAAMQDDLRVAVLTLAIALSLWVNFARTARASVFVERNKDYVQAAMIMGQHPLRVMLRHILPNILGPLLVIMTVDLASAILLEATLSFLGIGLPADSPSLGTLIRIGMQFLLSGEWWILWVPTLFLVALVVSINVLGDFLRDVFNPRLR; encoded by the coding sequence ATGCTGGCACGCCTACTAAGGTCCGATGGGATCTACCTGTTCCTGCGCTCGCCCGCTGCCATCGTGGCGGCCATTGTCGCGGTTCTCGTCGTCGGTGGCGCCTTTGCCGCGCCGTGGATTGCGACGTCGAACCCCTATGACCTTGCCAGCTTTTCGCTGATGGACGGGCTGTTGCCACCGGTCTGGCAGGGCGGTGATCCGCGGTTCCTGCTGGGGACGGATGATCAGGGACGCGACATGGTGTCGTCCATCCTGTACGGCGCGCGCCTGTCGCTGACGATTGCGATTATGGCCATGATCATCGCCACAGTGCTGGGTGTCGGCCTGGGCCTTGCCGCCGGGTATTTCGGCGGGCGGTTCGATGCCATCGTCATGCGGATCGCCGATGTCCAACTGGCGCTGCCCGCCATCCTGACGGCCCTGCTGATCGACGGAATCTCTCGCGGGCTGCTGCCTGCCGCGATGCAGGACGACCTGCGCGTTGCAGTCCTGACCCTAGCCATTGCGCTGTCGCTATGGGTGAACTTTGCGCGCACCGCCCGCGCCAGCGTCTTTGTCGAGCGTAACAAGGACTATGTGCAGGCTGCGATGATCATGGGTCAGCACCCGCTGCGCGTGATGCTGCGCCATATCCTGCCCAACATCTTAGGCCCGCTGCTGGTGATCATGACGGTCGATCTAGCCTCTGCCATCCTGCTGGAGGCAACGCTGAGCTTTCTGGGTATCGGTCTGCCTGCGGACAGTCCGTCTTTGGGGACGTTGATCCGTATCGGGATGCAATTCCTGCTGTCGGGCGAATGGTGGATCCTGTGGGTACCTACGCTGTTCCTTGTGGCGCTGGTGGTGTCGATCAATGTGCTGGGTGACTTCCTGCGCGACGTCTTTAACCCGAGGTTGCGTTGA